In Crassostrea angulata isolate pt1a10 chromosome 4, ASM2561291v2, whole genome shotgun sequence, one genomic interval encodes:
- the LOC128181887 gene encoding uncharacterized protein C2orf42-like: MATPDKLKSLFEDLGKPTLRGVRKCPKCGTYNGTRGISCKNKACDVVFKEREKKKGHSADAVKIMTGSTVQVFSVRLRDRGPDYRGFVQLPLFQDMDGNPATVVDQAIVYQAARCYVDSCSRNSQIGFQSDSCPHIRAAIECEQEALPLTLKNSVLNALQVPNDTKQAIWLLATETTGPLVQRVTKNIMVVKCKVSPKQPLGFLHFAFFETSRNRTQPEHKFQCTCRSFKTKPGPKEDLHKRCVHFYACICAFASDEKLQEEFEYYINLDANLSIPAEISQEAQVVGIFQDNQIDLSPDPTALEVVITEDSIRPIKKQRKDETLVQASNALLTLQEGNGSAASPNGIKKNSPVKQALQTKSTISTAKKPGTQPVDESQVVVSFHQWLGSVTERINQTMHYQFDGNPDPLVFHAPQVFFECLQQRISSGSKKKRLPNFTTCFVRKDALPLGTFTKYTWHITNVMQVRQIFDTPEMKLEIYRTFVENRDGTYDLYEMPKTPESMEESYKGKNPMPIRPFELKTFLKVGSSNEQKEPTPFIIEWIPDILPKSRIGELRIKFEYGHQRNGQIVEARSIVTHEIPIQTIQLQEAL; encoded by the exons atggCCACACCAGATAAACTTAAATCCTTGTTTGAAGATCTTGGTAAGCCAACACTAAGAGGAGTAAGAAAGTGTCCAAAGTGTGGGACCTACAACGGAACCAGAGGAATCAGCTGTAAAAACAAAGCCTGTGATGTCGTTTTcaaggagagagagaaaaagaaaggaCACAGTGCCGACGCTGTCAAAATTATGACTGGTTCTACAGTCCAAGTGTTTTCGGTCAGATTGCGAGACAGGGGTCCAGACTATCGGGGCTTCGTACAGCTCCCTCTGTTTCAGGATATGGACGGGAATCCAGCTACAGTAGTAGACCAGGCTATTGTGTATCAGGCTGCAAGGTGCTATGTTGACAGTTGTTCACGGAACAGCCAGATAGGGTTTCAGAGTGACTCGTGCCCACATATACGGGCAGCTATTGAATGTGAGCAGGAGGCCTTGCCACTGACTCTGAAGAACTCGGTGCTAAATGCCTTACAGGTCCCTAACGATACTAAACAGGCTATTTGGCTCCTGGCCACAGAGACTACGGGACCTCTAGTTCAAAGGGTCACCAAAAACATCATGGTGGTCAAGTGTAAAGTCAGTCCAAAGCAGCCTCTTGGCTTTTTACATTTTGCTTTTTTCGAGACTTCAAGGAATCGAACTCAGCCAGAGCATAAATTTCAATGTACATGCAGATCTTTTAAG aCAAAGCCAGGCCCCAAAGAAGACCTTCACAAGAGATGCGTCCACTTTTATGCCTGTATATGTGCTTTTGCCAGCGATGAGAAACTTCAAGAGGAGTTTGAATATTACATAAACTTGGATGCTAATT TGTCAATACCAGCAGAAATCTCTCAGGAGGCGCAGGTGGTTGGGATATTCCAGGACAACCAGATAGACCTGTCGCCCGACCCCACGGCGCTGGAGGTGGTCATCACGGAGGACTCGATACGTCCAATCAAAAAACAGAGGAAGGATGAGACACTAG ttCAAGCCAGTAATGCTTTGCTCACTTTACAAGAGGGAAATGGAAGTGCAGCATCACCCAATGGTATCAAGAAAAACAGCCCTGTCAAACAAGCCCTGCAAACGAAATCCACCATCTCCACTGCCAAGAAACCAG GCACACAGCCAGTGGACGAGTCTCAGGTGGTGGTGTCGTTCCATCAGTGGCTGGGCAGTGTCACTGAGAGGATCAACCAGACCATGCACTACCAGTTTGATG gtaaTCCAGACCCATTAGTCTTTCACGCTCCACAAGTCTTCTTTGAATGTCTACAGCAGAGAATCTCGTCTGGCAGCAAGAAGAAACGGCTGCCTAACTTCACGACCTGCTTTGTCCGGAAGGACGCCCTGCCCCTGGGGACGTTCACTAAGTACACCTGGCACATCACCAATGTGATGCAGGTCCGACAGATCTTTGACACACCAGAG ATGAAATTGGAGATCTATCGCACCTTTGTTGAGAATAGAGATGGTACTTATGATTTGTATGAAATGCCAAAAACCCCTGAGAGCATGGAGGAGTCGTATAAAGGCAAAAACCCCATGCCAATCAGACCGTTTGAACTCAAAACCTTCCTCAAAGTGG GATCTTCCAATGAACAGAAAGAGCCCACACCTTTCATCATCGAGTGGATTCCAGATATTCTACCCAAGTCCAGGATCGGTGAGCTGAGAATCAAGTTCGAGTACGGTCACCAAAGAAACGGGCAAATCGTTGAGGCGCGGTCGATTGTGACCCATGAGATTCCAATCCAAACTATACAACTACAAGAGGCATTATAA
- the LOC128181895 gene encoding DDRGK domain-containing protein 1-like: MAVDQGTVYLVMTATIGVIMLLVSIFCKDNKKEKQENRDVGRQAAAAARAREELPPGARRRARPRRNRMDNRDEGSDEEALPLDTDDINPFEDFEGEGRKIGKKKMLKLQAKEEKKQQRLAEEEERKERKEREALLEKQRKKEEEAMKAEEAARAEEERIRKEEEERREQEEYLKLKEAFSIEEEGEEDVGPDLSSQSLLQEFIDYVKEMKVIMLEDLAAHFKIKTQDAVDRVKDLQENGQLTGVMDDRGKFIYITVEELESVAKFIKQHGRVSITDLAESSNRLINLTPDNTEVQKRLLMEVSA, from the exons ATGGCTGTTGACCAAGGAACGGTGTATTTGGTTATGACGGCGACAATAGGAGTAATAATGCTGTTGGTTTCGATATTCTGCAAGGACAACAAAAAAG AAAAACAGGAAAACCGTGATGTAGGAAGACAGGCTGCGGCAGCAGCTCGGGCGAGAGAGGAACTACCCCCTGGAGCCAGGCGCAGAGCGAGACCGAGGCGCAACAGGATGGACAACAGAGACGAGGGCTCAG ATGAAGAGGCCCTGCCATTAGACACAGATGACATCAATCCATTCGAAGATTTTGAAGGAGAAGGGAGAAAGATTGgcaaaaagaaaatgttaaaactgcAAGCCAAGGAAGAGAAAAAACAGCAGAGACTG GCTGAAGAAGAAGAGCGGAAAGAGAGGAAAGAGCGTGAGGCTCTCCTAGAGAAACAGCGAAAGAAGGAGGAGGAAGCGATGAAGGCGGAGGAGGCAGCGAGG GCAGAAGAGGAGCGAATTCGTAAAGAGGAGGAGGAGAGGCGTGAACAGGAGGAGTACCTCAAACTGAAGGAGGCGTTCAGCATTGAGGAGGAGGGAGAGGAGGATGTGGGGCCAGACCTGAGC TCTCAGTCTCTGCTACAAGAGTTCATTGATTATGTGAAG GAGATGAAGGTTATAATGTTGGAGGACCTTGCagctcattttaaaatcaagacaCAG GATGCGGTTGATCGGGTAAAAGACCTGCAGGAGAACGGACAGTTGACGGGGGTCATGGACGACCGAGGAAAGTTCATCTACATCACGGTGGAGGAGCTGGAATCTGTGGCAAAGTTTATCAAACAGCACGGACGAGTGTCCATCACAGACCTAGCTGAGTCCAGTAATCGGCTGATCAATCTAACGCCGGACAACACCGAGGTACAGAAAAGACTACTCATGGAAGTCAGCGCGTAG